Proteins encoded within one genomic window of Nostoc sp. UHCC 0870:
- a CDS encoding colicin E3/pyocin S6 family cytotoxin — protein MYNEFNVFGQGNSYLDFQYPLLDQSLFPSPEQLGGLPSGLLGVEKLEIPSLTPTSLAPSFAIHSNFSGLHPLVDPLRGTSPAVNTEAINLALLQVGQSFDDFLQKPNYIDSLQVAFGSGWQAETATTLIKDLAQGQNLPAIEVVTGEELQAQGAFSQQTNTIYLAQEFVEQNPTNEIATVLTEELGHYIDSQLNPVDTPGDEGELFAAIVNGVELTPERLQAIKAEDDHNIVTINGQTLLIEQSVNEIIGTAGRDVLTGTPLSDRIIGGFGADIITGGLGADIFVYQSIRDAGDTIKDFELRLDVIDLSQVLNGFGYQGLNPIADGYIKFSTYTGGTIILIDSDGTGSLSARPYIYVENVTPNDLSSYPSHFIPNPGKLPQIQANLANDTGVSDSDRLTQDPTVSGQITDATTLQGNLNGNGFVDISDALNEDGSFTISLEQYDVLSNGVLPDGEYTLELKASSSTGQASEIVTVSFTLDLTPPPVTFGLAPESDTGILGDRMTSDRFVALVGQTEPGLTVALLENQQMLTADSQGNFSFTNVPMPVAGQAPFTIVAVDAAGNQGRVQQFFTREGINGAPEITSIPESIFDTTQQTAYTYQIEATDPDGDDLTYTLLNAPLGTEIDENQVLSFTPSADLKPFYEFTVEVSDGRGGTDIQTFTVEVPAFANFGTIRGIKWNDLNGNGVRDNELVQGSNPDVVYVLDVSGSADFGFVGSPIGDFNGDGLENTRLDAEIAAFIALNQQLNSQELGDRAQVAIVVYSGFAANADMDLGTNGLQITTTLGADSNSDGTTDVEEILRSIRSGAFGVGNFTGTNPEIALQKVEETFASIGTQAGNGNVIFLTDGEQNRGGSIVDEVERLKAQGFNLSAFGVGNDASLSVIQTIDPDGTKFTSIDDILDAFGGIGEGSRSVLEPGLAGVSIYLDINNNGILDPGEPVQITAQDDPSTLDIDETGQYEFNNLAPGTYIVREIIPDGFEQTFPLRNVTRTGDGYADIILEFVSGGNAPSPLIEPYGSTGGLPSGSPFNGNGRYTVEPVNPEVILGAPPPSPIIGRNPEVDWLALPLGSYVTVGFTDEVIIDGPGDDIFIRSFDPIDSANEFADVFVSSNGIDFELLGTINQRGLVSLDLADINFTKPVIAVRVQGLDNRGTSPGFDLISVEVLPGSIASPDFYTVQLEAGEIVENIDFGNVQIAINQDPIITSTPIIEAVVGQPYEYLVRANDPDGDPLTFSLNQAPQGMVIDPQTGRISYTPPITAITSNFDTSDSQIRPGIDNQASFTDDNQGINFGSSIGDYAVGEGFRTFSNLPVGPLFRSAVSFDLSSLSSQVTSAKLQLQKNRTSGDPIETLGLFEVTTDANTLYTSSYVSPAIYEDLGTGRSYGTFDVATGGNTSEILEFELNEAAIAAINAASGDFFSIGLALLSANPNNTTQAAEYLFAFSGNAGIQRLVLETENKETVEILVNDGKGGEAVQNYTLNIVESSDNQPPVITSTPTISIALGETYEYQIEATDPNADSLTYSLINFPDGMEIDEFGKITWIPTEIGEFTLEIAVSDGRGGADTQIYRVEVVRDLAEDTEAPQINFGFNSTVLKLGETLDLQIQGLDNVGLADLDVSFNGDSLVLTPDTVTNGLINTASITPNTTGVFEVVATATDFAGNTVTETISVRVINPNDTQAPITELDLSGFDPLNPVISELTDIVGTINDPDLEFYRVELAPVSLINLSNPAANDPDYITIAEGRANVDNGVLAQIDPNLYRNDSYYIRVYTQDYSGNANVQGVVLGINSQNKPGRFALEFTDLSIPLTGIPIEIQRRYDSLDAKFSGDFGYGWSLGLQDAQIQEAAPTGIDLSRDNFFGGNSFTVGTRVTLTTPDGRRVGFTFNPVPDFAGFLGVRYKPTFTPDAGVYDRLEVDYTPLSVRSDGSVGLYLFGFTYNPSQYRLITKEGITYRYDQYKGLLDVTDRNGNKLTYTDAGIFSSTGQSVNFNRDAQGRITEIIDPAGKGIIYNYDAQGNLVSVSDRNNSTTQFVYDTQLPSYLTEIIDPLGRKGVRTEYDEQGRLARIIDGNGNVTNLGFDTNASVQTITDGLGNKTTLIYDSRGNIISEINALGGVTQRTYDTNNNLLSLKDPLGNTATYTYDSRGNLLTQTNPLNQTTTYTYNDLNKVVTVTDPLGNTTQNTYDSQGNLVSQRDAAGNITTYVYDARGNVTTVTSPQSQTTKYEYDSQGRITGIIDALNQKTGMTYDGNGNLLNITTPLGNTTRFTYDAEGRPISVTDALGNVSRIEYNALGDRTATIDALGRRREFSYDTQGQLTENRYPDGTTERFTYDANGRRTSYTDRGGRTTIFVYDGLGRLFETIAPDGTPDNLTDNPRIRREYDAAGRLIGFIDERGNRTEYGYDAADRQILVRDALNNPTRYAYDADVQVVTITDALNRATQFVYDPLGRVVETRYPDGTKTITTYDALDRVIAETDQAGITTQFEYDALDRLTAVVDALGQRTEYGYDAEGNLISQKDAKGNTTTYQYDAVSQRFATILPLGQRSTQTYDAVGNVTSVTDFNGKTITYRYNSNDQIITEGFADGTSVNYTYTPTLQRATVTDSRGVTSYTYNERDQLTTRTEVDGRTIGYTYDIAGNRTSLTTPAGTVGYTYDALNRMQTVSDRSGGVTRYVYDAVGNLVRTELPNNTVETRRYDSLDRLVSVEQRGASGIIAGYEYTLGLAGNRLAVTEANGRQVNYAYDRLYRLVQEAISDPTAGNRTIGYTYDAVGNRLSRNDSGEGLTTYSYDDNDRLLREILNGQTTEYTYDDNGSTLTVKVNGTDQVNYRWDDQGRLISADIVTPQGTQRIEYRYDADGNRVAVIVNGEETRYLVDTEEAYAEVVEEYKPDGTIEKSYVRGLDLISQDQQGQASIHHAAGLGSVNALTDSNGNVTDRYIYDAFGRLIGQQGNTDNDFGFTGEQFDENSDLYYLRARYYNPENGQFISKDSFEGFLDDPQSLHKYTYVHNNPVNLIDPSGNVAAAEYRLLIQRVAPVVALATLRIALRQALINIAKGLADIPTTPGPQRPIPPFTPPAPPPPLPPFTPPAPPPPLPPFTPPAPPPPLPPFTPPAPPPPLPPFAPPSPFPASPPIFENRRFGSPPDDIKDTLPAFPGTKRAKSKTPVQGGGGKRERWLDGKGKIYEWDSKKGTVEIYDPRGKNHLGDFDPRTGTRVGPKVPSRKVEP, from the coding sequence ATGTATAACGAATTTAACGTTTTTGGCCAAGGTAACTCCTACCTCGATTTTCAGTATCCACTTTTGGATCAATCTTTATTTCCGTCGCCTGAACAATTGGGAGGACTGCCTTCTGGTCTATTGGGAGTTGAAAAGCTAGAGATTCCGTCACTTACGCCCACAAGCCTAGCACCAAGTTTCGCTATTCACTCTAATTTCTCTGGGTTACATCCGCTCGTAGATCCTCTGCGGGGAACATCACCAGCAGTTAATACGGAAGCTATCAACCTCGCACTTTTACAGGTGGGTCAATCTTTTGATGATTTTCTGCAAAAACCAAATTATATTGACAGCTTACAAGTAGCCTTTGGCTCAGGATGGCAAGCAGAAACAGCCACAACCCTGATTAAAGATTTAGCTCAGGGACAGAACTTACCAGCAATAGAAGTTGTTACAGGTGAGGAACTCCAAGCTCAAGGTGCTTTTAGTCAGCAGACAAATACAATTTATCTGGCACAAGAATTTGTAGAACAGAACCCTACAAATGAGATCGCCACAGTTCTCACTGAAGAACTCGGACACTATATAGATTCACAATTAAATCCGGTTGATACTCCTGGAGATGAAGGAGAGTTATTTGCTGCTATTGTTAATGGCGTTGAGTTAACACCAGAACGACTACAAGCAATCAAAGCAGAAGATGACCATAACATAGTCACAATTAATGGTCAAACCCTGTTAATAGAACAATCGGTTAACGAAATTATTGGTACAGCCGGACGTGATGTTTTAACAGGTACACCGTTGAGCGATCGCATCATTGGCGGGTTTGGTGCTGATATCATTACAGGTGGGCTGGGTGCGGATATCTTCGTTTATCAAAGCATCAGAGATGCAGGCGATACCATCAAAGATTTTGAACTGCGCTTAGATGTCATTGATTTGAGTCAAGTATTGAATGGTTTTGGATATCAAGGACTCAATCCCATTGCGGATGGTTACATCAAGTTCAGCACTTATACAGGTGGCACAATTATTCTCATAGACAGTGATGGTACAGGGTCACTGTCAGCTAGACCTTATATATATGTAGAAAACGTCACGCCCAATGACTTAAGTAGCTATCCCAGTCACTTCATTCCTAATCCGGGAAAACTACCACAAATCCAAGCTAATTTAGCCAATGATACAGGAGTCAGTGACAGCGATCGCCTCACTCAAGATCCCACTGTTAGTGGACAGATCACAGATGCCACCACTTTACAAGGTAATCTGAACGGTAATGGCTTTGTTGATATTAGCGATGCCCTGAATGAAGACGGTAGTTTTACCATCTCTTTAGAACAGTACGATGTCTTAAGTAATGGTGTATTGCCAGATGGAGAATACACCCTAGAATTAAAAGCCAGCAGTAGCACTGGGCAAGCATCTGAGATAGTAACGGTAAGCTTTACCCTTGATCTGACACCTCCACCCGTAACATTTGGGTTAGCTCCCGAAAGTGATACAGGAATATTAGGAGACAGGATGACAAGCGATCGCTTCGTTGCTCTGGTGGGACAAACCGAGCCAGGGTTAACAGTTGCGTTGCTAGAAAACCAACAAATGCTCACGGCGGATAGTCAGGGGAATTTTAGCTTTACTAATGTTCCCATGCCAGTGGCAGGCCAAGCACCCTTTACGATAGTGGCAGTAGATGCAGCCGGAAATCAAGGGCGAGTACAGCAGTTTTTCACCAGGGAAGGAATTAACGGCGCACCAGAAATTACTAGCATCCCTGAAAGCATCTTTGATACTACCCAACAAACAGCCTACACTTATCAAATTGAAGCCACTGATCCTGATGGAGATGATCTGACCTATACGCTGCTGAATGCGCCTTTGGGGACAGAGATTGATGAGAATCAAGTTTTAAGCTTTACCCCATCAGCAGATTTAAAGCCGTTTTATGAATTTACAGTAGAAGTCAGCGATGGTCGTGGTGGAACAGATATCCAAACTTTTACGGTAGAAGTTCCGGCTTTTGCTAATTTCGGAACAATTAGAGGTATTAAATGGAATGATTTAAACGGGAATGGGGTTAGAGATAATGAACTGGTACAAGGATCTAATCCTGATGTTGTCTACGTTTTAGATGTATCAGGGAGTGCAGATTTTGGTTTTGTCGGTTCTCCCATTGGTGACTTTAATGGCGATGGTTTAGAAAATACGAGGTTAGATGCAGAAATTGCTGCCTTTATTGCTCTTAACCAACAATTGAATAGTCAAGAACTGGGAGATAGGGCGCAGGTGGCCATTGTTGTGTATAGTGGGTTTGCTGCTAATGCAGACATGGACTTAGGTACAAATGGTTTACAGATAACCACCACACTTGGAGCAGATAGTAATAGTGATGGGACAACCGATGTAGAGGAAATATTACGCTCTATTCGCTCTGGAGCATTTGGTGTAGGTAACTTTACTGGAACTAACCCAGAAATTGCTCTACAAAAAGTGGAAGAAACCTTTGCTTCTATTGGAACACAAGCAGGTAATGGTAACGTAATCTTCTTAACCGATGGAGAACAGAACCGGGGTGGATCAATTGTTGATGAGGTAGAACGTCTAAAGGCACAAGGATTTAATTTGTCTGCCTTTGGGGTAGGTAATGATGCGTCTTTGAGTGTGATTCAAACGATTGACCCTGATGGCACAAAATTTACTTCTATTGATGACATATTAGATGCGTTTGGTGGTATTGGGGAAGGCAGTAGAAGTGTTTTAGAACCTGGTTTAGCCGGGGTTAGTATTTATTTAGATATTAATAATAATGGCATACTTGACCCTGGAGAACCCGTCCAAATCACGGCACAAGATGACCCCAGCACCCTTGATATTGATGAAACAGGGCAGTATGAATTTAACAACCTTGCACCTGGAACTTACATTGTTCGTGAAATAATACCAGATGGATTTGAACAAACATTTCCTCTGAGGAATGTAACTCGGACTGGTGATGGTTATGCCGATATTATTTTAGAATTTGTATCTGGCGGTAATGCGCCTTCTCCTTTAATAGAACCTTATGGTTCTACAGGCGGCTTACCATCTGGTTCTCCTTTTAATGGTAATGGAAGATACACAGTTGAACCAGTCAACCCAGAGGTGATTTTAGGTGCGCCACCACCAAGCCCTATTATTGGTCGTAATCCCGAAGTAGACTGGTTAGCTTTACCGCTAGGTTCTTACGTCACTGTTGGTTTTACGGATGAAGTTATAATTGACGGGCCAGGGGATGATATTTTCATTCGCAGTTTCGATCCTATAGATTCAGCGAATGAATTTGCTGATGTTTTTGTTAGTAGTAATGGGATAGATTTTGAACTTCTTGGTACAATCAACCAACGAGGACTGGTTTCTCTTGATTTAGCAGATATTAATTTTACCAAACCAGTAATAGCTGTTAGGGTACAAGGTTTAGATAATAGAGGAACTTCTCCGGGATTCGATTTGATTAGTGTAGAAGTATTACCGGGAAGTATTGCTAGCCCTGATTTCTATACTGTTCAACTAGAAGCAGGAGAAATTGTTGAAAATATTGACTTTGGTAATGTTCAAATTGCCATAAATCAAGACCCAATTATTACTTCAACGCCCATTATAGAAGCAGTTGTGGGTCAACCTTATGAATATCTTGTACGGGCAAACGATCCTGATGGAGATCCGCTTACTTTTAGCCTTAATCAAGCCCCACAGGGAATGGTTATTGATCCTCAAACGGGTCGCATTTCTTATACACCGCCAATAACAGCTATTACGTCCAATTTTGACACCTCTGATAGTCAAATCAGACCTGGCATAGATAATCAAGCAAGTTTCACGGATGACAATCAAGGCATTAATTTTGGAAGTTCAATCGGTGACTATGCTGTAGGTGAGGGATTTAGGACTTTTTCTAACCTACCAGTAGGTCCTTTATTCCGCAGTGCTGTTAGCTTCGATCTGAGTTCTTTGAGTAGCCAAGTTACTTCTGCTAAGTTGCAATTGCAAAAAAATCGTACCAGTGGAGATCCAATTGAAACTTTGGGGTTATTTGAAGTTACAACCGATGCGAATACACTCTATACAAGTTCTTACGTATCACCAGCAATTTATGAGGATTTAGGTACTGGCAGAAGTTATGGTACTTTTGATGTGGCAACAGGGGGAAATACCAGCGAAATCCTAGAATTTGAACTCAATGAAGCAGCGATCGCTGCTATTAATGCAGCTAGTGGTGATTTCTTCTCCATCGGACTTGCTCTTTTGAGTGCTAACCCTAATAACACAACACAAGCAGCCGAATATCTTTTCGCCTTTAGCGGTAATGCGGGAATTCAGCGACTTGTATTGGAAACTGAGAATAAGGAAACAGTTGAAATCCTTGTCAATGATGGTAAAGGTGGTGAAGCAGTCCAGAACTATACCTTAAATATTGTTGAAAGTTCCGATAACCAACCGCCTGTTATTACTTCTACCCCAACAATCAGTATTGCGCTAGGAGAAACTTACGAATATCAGATAGAAGCAACAGATCCTAATGCAGACTCTCTTACCTACAGCTTAATCAATTTCCCTGATGGGATGGAAATTGACGAATTTGGAAAAATTACTTGGATTCCAACAGAAATTGGGGAATTTACGTTAGAAATTGCAGTCAGTGATGGCAGAGGTGGAGCTGATACTCAGATTTATAGAGTAGAAGTAGTTAGAGACTTAGCTGAAGACACTGAAGCTCCTCAAATCAATTTCGGCTTCAACAGTACGGTATTAAAACTGGGAGAAACACTAGACTTACAAATCCAGGGACTTGATAACGTTGGCTTGGCTGATTTAGACGTTTCTTTTAACGGTGATTCCCTGGTTCTGACCCCTGATACTGTTACTAATGGCTTAATTAATACTGCTTCTATCACCCCCAACACAACTGGGGTATTTGAAGTAGTAGCAACAGCTACTGACTTTGCAGGTAATACAGTTACAGAAACTATCTCTGTACGAGTAATTAACCCCAATGATACACAAGCACCAATCACGGAACTTGACTTGAGTGGATTTGACCCCCTCAATCCCGTGATTAGTGAACTTACTGATATTGTCGGAACAATTAATGATCCAGATTTGGAATTTTACCGGGTTGAACTTGCACCTGTTAGCTTGATTAACCTGAGTAATCCCGCAGCTAATGACCCGGATTACATCACCATTGCCGAAGGAAGGGCTAATGTTGATAATGGCGTATTGGCTCAGATAGATCCCAATTTGTATCGTAACGATAGCTATTACATCAGGGTTTATACTCAAGACTATAGCGGTAATGCCAACGTTCAAGGTGTGGTTTTAGGCATCAACTCCCAAAATAAACCAGGACGTTTCGCCTTAGAATTTACCGATTTATCTATTCCCTTAACGGGTATCCCCATTGAAATTCAACGCCGTTACGACAGTCTGGATGCAAAATTCTCTGGTGACTTTGGTTACGGTTGGAGTTTAGGTTTACAAGATGCTCAAATTCAGGAAGCTGCACCCACAGGGATAGATTTAAGTCGTGATAATTTCTTTGGCGGTAACTCCTTTACAGTTGGTACTCGCGTTACTTTAACTACACCTGATGGTCGTCGGGTAGGTTTTACCTTTAATCCTGTCCCTGACTTCGCTGGATTCTTGGGTGTGCGTTACAAACCCACATTTACACCAGATGCTGGTGTTTATGACAGGTTGGAAGTAGACTACACACCTTTGAGTGTTCGTAGTGATGGTTCTGTGGGACTATATCTGTTTGGCTTTACCTACAACCCCTCACAATATCGTCTCATTACTAAGGAAGGGATTACTTACCGCTACGACCAGTACAAGGGGCTTTTAGATGTCACTGACCGCAATGGTAATAAGCTAACTTACACTGATGCGGGAATTTTCAGTTCCACTGGTCAATCCGTCAATTTTAACCGAGATGCCCAAGGGCGGATTACCGAGATTATCGATCCGGCTGGTAAAGGGATTATCTACAATTATGATGCTCAGGGTAACTTGGTTAGTGTAAGCGATCGCAACAACAGTACAACTCAGTTTGTCTACGATACTCAACTCCCAAGTTACTTAACTGAGATTATTGACCCACTAGGACGCAAGGGTGTACGGACTGAATATGATGAGCAAGGACGGTTAGCCAGGATTATTGATGGCAATGGGAATGTAACTAATCTTGGCTTTGACACCAATGCTTCCGTACAAACTATTACCGATGGGTTAGGTAATAAAACAACGCTGATTTACGACAGTCGCGGGAATATCATCAGTGAAATTAACGCATTGGGTGGTGTTACACAAAGAACTTATGATACCAATAATAATCTCCTGAGCCTAAAAGACCCACTGGGCAATACAGCAACTTATACCTATGACAGCAGAGGTAATCTCCTCACCCAAACCAATCCGTTAAACCAAACTACAACTTACACCTATAACGACCTCAACAAAGTTGTAACGGTCACTGACCCCCTTGGTAACACAACTCAAAATACTTACGACAGCCAAGGTAATCTTGTTAGCCAAAGGGATGCAGCCGGAAACATTACTACTTACGTTTACGATGCTAGGGGGAATGTTACAACCGTCACCAGTCCTCAAAGCCAGACAACCAAGTATGAGTATGATAGCCAAGGTCGCATAACAGGTATCATCGATGCGCTCAACCAGAAAACTGGCATGACCTACGATGGTAATGGGAACTTGTTGAACATTACTACACCTTTGGGTAACACTACTCGCTTTACTTATGATGCGGAAGGTCGTCCCATTAGTGTTACCGATGCTTTAGGTAATGTTAGCCGAATTGAGTACAATGCACTAGGCGATCGCACAGCGACAATTGACGCTTTAGGTCGTCGCAGAGAATTTAGCTATGACACCCAAGGACAGTTAACGGAAAATCGCTACCCTGATGGTACAACCGAGCGATTTACCTATGATGCTAACGGACGGCGCACAAGTTATACAGATAGGGGTGGTCGGACAACTATCTTTGTTTATGATGGTCTGGGTCGCTTATTTGAAACCATCGCTCCTGACGGTACACCAGATAATCTGACTGATAACCCCAGAATCCGCCGTGAATATGATGCGGCTGGTCGTCTAATTGGTTTTATTGACGAGCGAGGAAATCGCACCGAGTACGGATATGATGCAGCTGATCGTCAAATCCTCGTCCGTGACGCTTTAAATAATCCTACCCGCTATGCTTATGACGCAGATGTACAAGTAGTAACTATTACTGATGCTCTCAACCGTGCTACTCAGTTTGTTTATGATCCATTAGGTCGCGTTGTAGAAACTCGCTACCCCGATGGCACAAAAACAATTACCACCTATGATGCTCTTGATCGGGTAATTGCAGAAACAGACCAAGCTGGTATTACTACTCAGTTTGAATATGATGCCCTCGATAGACTAACGGCTGTGGTTGATGCCCTTGGTCAGCGTACAGAATACGGATATGATGCGGAAGGAAACCTAATTAGCCAGAAGGATGCTAAAGGGAACACAACTACTTACCAGTATGATGCTGTTAGTCAACGTTTTGCCACCATACTACCTTTGGGTCAACGTTCTACCCAAACCTACGATGCTGTGGGAAATGTTACCAGTGTCACGGATTTTAACGGCAAAACAATAACTTACAGATATAACAGCAACGACCAAATAATTACAGAAGGTTTTGCAGATGGAACCTCTGTTAATTACACCTATACGCCAACACTGCAACGGGCAACGGTGACGGATAGCAGAGGTGTAACTAGCTATACATACAACGAGCGAGACCAACTAACTACACGCACCGAAGTAGATGGTAGAACTATTGGTTACACCTATGACATCGCAGGGAACCGCACATCTCTAACCACCCCTGCGGGAACAGTTGGTTATACTTACGATGCCCTGAATCGAATGCAAACAGTCAGCGATCGCAGTGGAGGTGTTACTAGATATGTTTACGATGCAGTTGGTAACTTAGTTCGCACCGAATTACCCAACAATACAGTAGAAACTCGCCGCTACGATAGCTTAGATAGGCTTGTTTCCGTGGAGCAAAGGGGAGCATCCGGTATAATTGCTGGTTATGAATACACTTTGGGGCTAGCAGGAAACCGTTTAGCTGTAACAGAAGCAAACGGACGACAGGTTAATTACGCCTACGATCGACTTTATCGTCTAGTTCAAGAAGCAATTTCCGATCCAACTGCCGGAAATCGCACGATTGGTTATACCTATGATGCGGTAGGTAATCGCCTCAGTCGCAATGACTCAGGTGAAGGTTTAACGACATACAGCTACGATGACAATGACCGATTGCTCAGAGAAATCCTCAATGGTCAAACTACTGAGTATACCTACGATGACAACGGCAGTACGCTAACTGTTAAGGTTAACGGCACAGATCAAGTAAACTACAGATGGGACGACCAAGGACGATTAATTAGTGCAGACATTGTAACCCCGCAAGGAACACAGCGTATTGAATACCGTTATGACGCTGATGGCAATCGGGTTGCGGTAATTGTTAATGGGGAAGAAACACGCTATTTGGTTGATACGGAAGAAGCATACGCTGAGGTTGTTGAGGAATATAAACCCGATGGAACAATCGAGAAGTCCTATGTTCGCGGACTGGATTTAATTTCCCAAGACCAACAGGGTCAGGCATCAATTCATCATGCTGCTGGGTTGGGTTCTGTAAATGCGTTGACCGATAGTAATGGTAATGTAACTGACCGATATATTTATGATGCCTTTGGTCGGTTGATAGGGCAACAGGGCAATACAGATAATGATTTTGGCTTTACTGGGGAGCAGTTTGACGAAAATAGCGACCTTTATTATCTGAGGGCTAGGTACTATAACCCGGAAAATGGGCAATTTATTTCTAAGGACTCGTTTGAAGGGTTTCTTGATGACCCCCAATCGTTGCACAAGTATACTTATGTGCATAACAATCCGGTCAATCTGATTGACCCCAGTGGAAATGTTGCGGCTGCTGAATATAGACTCCTGATACAACGAGTTGCTCCTGTTGTCGCGTTGGCAACTTTACGTATTGCATTAAGACAAGCTCTAATTAATATTGCAAAAGGACTAGCTGATATACCAACAACTCCTGGACCTCAGAGACCCATTCCTCCTTTTACTCCACCAGCACCTCCGCCACCACTACCTCCTTTTACTCCACCAGCACCTCCGCCACCACTACCTCCTTTTACTCCACCAGCACCTCCGCCACCACTACCTCCTTTTACTCCACCAGCACCTCCGCCACCACTACCTCCTTTTGCTCCACCTTCTCCATTTCCAGCATCTCCTCCAATTTTTGAGAATAGACGTTTTGGTTCTCCACCTGATGATATAAAAGACACATTACCAGCATTCCCTGGTACTAAGCGAGCAAAAAGTAAAACGCCCGTACAAGGTGGCGGTGGAAAGCGTGAGCGATGGTTAGATGGAAAAGGGAAAATATATGAATGGGATTCAAAGAAGGGTACGGTTGAAATATACGATCCTAGAGGAAAAAATCATCTAGGAGATTTCGACCCTAGAACTGGAACGCGAGTTGGTCCAAAAGTACCATCCAGAAAAGTAGAGCCATAA